One window of Candidatus Methylomirabilota bacterium genomic DNA carries:
- a CDS encoding SDR family NAD(P)-dependent oxidoreductase encodes MDLGLQGKRAIVTGGSLGIGKAIARELAREGADVVIVARTKERLQAAAQELATETRRRIIPLAADVTSKAQVDDMVAEAARQLGGVHILVNSGSPPGGSPGATGPIETVVDEDLLHDFNVKYVGALRCARAVIPHMKEQRWGRIINISGTNARNAGNLSGGARNTSLVHLTKTLAVQLGRFGITVNCVHPGQTRTERTPRQLAARAAELGITPEEVEKRDFAPDGPRSNAIGRIVDAAEIAYVAAFLASEKSWAISGELVVATGGAGKAVYY; translated from the coding sequence ATGGACCTGGGGCTCCAGGGCAAACGCGCGATCGTCACCGGAGGCAGCCTGGGCATCGGCAAGGCCATCGCCAGGGAGCTGGCTCGCGAAGGCGCCGACGTCGTCATCGTGGCGCGCACCAAGGAACGACTGCAGGCCGCGGCGCAGGAGCTGGCCACCGAGACCAGGCGGCGGATCATCCCCCTGGCGGCCGACGTCACCAGCAAGGCGCAGGTGGACGACATGGTGGCCGAGGCGGCCCGCCAGCTCGGCGGCGTGCACATCCTGGTGAACAGCGGCTCGCCACCGGGAGGTTCGCCGGGCGCCACCGGCCCCATCGAGACCGTCGTCGACGAGGACCTGCTCCACGACTTCAACGTGAAGTACGTGGGGGCGCTGCGCTGCGCCCGCGCCGTCATCCCCCACATGAAAGAGCAGCGGTGGGGCCGCATCATCAACATCAGCGGGACCAACGCGCGGAACGCGGGGAACCTCAGCGGCGGGGCGCGTAACACGTCGCTGGTGCACCTGACCAAGACCCTGGCCGTCCAGCTCGGGCGCTTCGGGATCACCGTCAACTGCGTCCACCCGGGCCAGACGCGCACGGAGCGGACCCCGCGCCAGCTGGCGGCCCGCGCCGCCGAGCTGGGCATCACCCCCGAGGAGGTCGAGAAGCGCGACTTCGCCCCCGACGGGCCGCGCAGCAACGCCATCGGCCGCATCGTGGACGCCGCCGAGATCGCCTACGTCGCCGCGTTCCTGGCGTCCGAGAAATCGTGGGCCATCAGCGGCGAGCTGGTCGTGGCCACGGGCGGCGCAGGCAAAGCCGTGTATTACTGA
- a CDS encoding LLM class flavin-dependent oxidoreductase: MIKTFSTLYVGHIELERCGLSGTPADDRRYPNERLVEVFDTAVAMARAADRLGYETLWLAEHHFQHEGYECIPNIPMLAVDLAHRTDRVKIGCAFNIVPTWHPLRLAEDFAVADILTRGRVVFGVGRGYHSREVESFGNPMLDAEANRELFEEQVEIILKAFRQESFSHHGKHYTIPPDVPYRGYRLQDITLVPRPLRQPVEIWQPIVSGSARSLDFMVRHGIKGVISATAENVVQRWFGEYREAARRHGRELRLGEDLILGFRMSIDETPEKAIQRARPYFEEHAKFMAPLGMLRYSEELVSAVAARQAQSPSAATLENGVRNRTWLCGPPGDIISYLKEVEQRYAGLEHVMIGWALGTPRDVMIEQLTRFAREVMPAFGRQP, from the coding sequence ATGATCAAGACATTCTCGACTCTGTACGTGGGGCACATCGAGCTGGAGCGGTGCGGCCTGTCGGGCACGCCCGCCGATGACCGGCGGTATCCCAACGAGCGGCTGGTCGAAGTGTTCGACACGGCCGTGGCCATGGCCCGCGCGGCCGATCGGCTGGGCTACGAGACGCTGTGGCTGGCCGAGCACCACTTCCAGCACGAAGGCTACGAGTGCATCCCCAACATTCCCATGCTGGCCGTGGATCTGGCGCATCGCACCGACCGAGTCAAGATCGGCTGCGCGTTCAACATCGTCCCCACCTGGCACCCGCTGCGGCTCGCCGAGGACTTCGCCGTGGCGGACATCCTCACCAGGGGACGCGTCGTCTTCGGCGTGGGCCGCGGTTACCACTCTCGCGAAGTGGAGAGTTTCGGCAATCCCATGCTGGACGCCGAAGCCAACCGTGAGCTGTTCGAGGAGCAGGTGGAGATCATCCTCAAGGCGTTCCGGCAGGAGTCGTTCTCGCATCACGGCAAGCACTACACGATTCCTCCCGATGTGCCCTATCGCGGCTACCGGCTTCAAGACATCACTCTCGTCCCACGGCCCCTGCGCCAGCCCGTCGAGATCTGGCAACCCATCGTGAGCGGCAGCGCGCGGAGCCTGGACTTCATGGTCCGCCACGGCATCAAGGGCGTAATCTCGGCCACCGCCGAGAACGTCGTCCAGCGCTGGTTCGGCGAGTATCGGGAGGCGGCGCGCCGGCACGGCCGCGAGCTCCGGCTGGGCGAAGACCTGATCCTCGGCTTCCGGATGTCGATCGACGAGACCCCGGAGAAAGCCATCCAGCGGGCTCGCCCGTACTTCGAGGAGCACGCCAAGTTCATGGCGCCCCTCGGCATGCTGCGCTATAGCGAAGAGCTGGTCAGCGCGGTCGCGGCCCGGCAGGCGCAGTCGCCGAGCGCGGCCACGCTGGAGAACGGGGTGCGCAACCGCACATGGCTGTGCGGGCCACCCGGCGACATCATCTCCTACCTCAAGGAAGTCGAGCAGCGGTACGCCGGGCTCGAGCACGTCATGATCGGCTGGGCGCTGGGAACGCCCCGCGACGTGATGATCGAGCAGCTCACCCGGTTCGCCCGGGAGGTCATGCCGGCGTTCGGCCGGCAGCCCTAG
- a CDS encoding heme-binding protein, producing the protein MALTLAEANQIVQAALEKAREMNIRISVAVCDAGGRLLAFNRMDGAIWGSVYGSQGKAIASAAFARPSGELAERAGSPIIQGIAAAEGGHMIPSQGAVPIIRKGVLEGACGVGGGTAQQDEDCARAGVAKL; encoded by the coding sequence ATGGCGCTGACGCTCGCGGAAGCCAATCAGATCGTGCAGGCAGCCCTGGAAAAGGCCCGGGAGATGAACATCCGGATCAGCGTGGCCGTGTGCGACGCCGGCGGGCGGTTGCTGGCGTTCAATCGCATGGATGGCGCGATCTGGGGCAGCGTGTATGGCTCCCAGGGCAAGGCCATCGCCTCGGCCGCCTTTGCCCGGCCCAGCGGCGAGCTGGCCGAGCGCGCGGGAAGCCCGATCATCCAGGGCATCGCCGCGGCCGAGGGCGGGCACATGATTCCGAGCCAGGGCGCGGTGCCCATCATCCGCAAAGGCGTCCTGGAGGGCGCCTGCGGTGTCGGCGGCGGCACCGCGCAGCAAGACGAGGACTGCGCCCGCGCCGGGGTTGCGAAGCTCTAG
- a CDS encoding carboxymuconolactone decarboxylase family protein — protein sequence MAQPTSPAWIQTLQQRAPELAKSYLAQREQILRDGAIPAKYKHLMTMMVDALQAHPDGVANIANRARAAGASEAEIKEAVEVTYLFGGTPALVTAMNAFRA from the coding sequence ATGGCTCAGCCGACGTCGCCGGCGTGGATCCAGACGTTGCAGCAGCGCGCTCCGGAGCTCGCCAAGTCCTATCTGGCCCAGCGCGAGCAGATCTTGCGCGACGGCGCCATTCCCGCCAAGTACAAGCACCTGATGACCATGATGGTGGATGCGCTCCAGGCCCACCCGGACGGCGTGGCCAACATCGCCAACCGCGCCCGCGCCGCCGGCGCCTCCGAGGCCGAGATCAAGGAGGCCGTGGAGGTGACCTATCTCTTCGGTGGCACCCCTGCCCTGGTGACCGCCATGAACGCCTTCAGGGCCTAG
- a CDS encoding SMP-30/gluconolactonase/LRE family protein: MKRIEQWAPELEKIIESSAPIQDLADGFGGPQGPAEGPLWWKEGGYLLFSDIHNNKRMKYVPGQGVSVFQEPTNRANGLTRDLQGRLLACEHDSRRVTRQEIDGSLTVIANSFQGRRFNRPNDVVVKSDGCIYFTDPWTSPLPQEQWDLTFAGVYRLTPDLGTLTLLIDDFVLPNGLAFSPDEQVLYINDTRRRHIRAFDLLPNGTLAKQTDRIFADLAGDEPGVPDGMKVDVEGNVYCGGAGGIWILSPQGKKLGRIVHGAPATTNVAFGGDDWQTLYFTSRNHLGSVRVKTPGIPVPTPKR, encoded by the coding sequence ATGAAGCGAATCGAGCAATGGGCTCCGGAGCTGGAGAAAATCATCGAGTCGTCAGCCCCCATCCAGGACCTGGCCGACGGATTCGGCGGGCCCCAGGGCCCGGCCGAAGGGCCGCTCTGGTGGAAGGAAGGCGGGTATCTGCTGTTCAGCGACATTCACAACAACAAGCGGATGAAGTATGTCCCGGGTCAGGGGGTGTCGGTGTTTCAGGAGCCGACGAACCGGGCCAACGGCCTGACCCGGGACCTGCAGGGCCGCTTGCTCGCCTGCGAGCACGATAGCCGGCGGGTCACGCGGCAGGAGATCGACGGCAGCCTCACCGTGATCGCGAACAGCTTCCAGGGGCGGCGCTTCAACCGGCCCAACGATGTCGTGGTCAAGTCCGACGGCTGCATCTACTTCACGGACCCGTGGACCAGTCCGTTACCGCAAGAGCAGTGGGACCTGACGTTCGCCGGGGTCTATCGCCTCACACCCGACCTGGGCACGCTCACCCTGCTCATCGACGACTTCGTGTTGCCCAACGGCCTGGCCTTCTCGCCGGACGAGCAGGTGCTCTACATCAACGACACGCGGCGCCGCCACATCCGGGCCTTCGACCTCCTGCCCAACGGCACCCTGGCCAAACAGACCGACCGCATTTTTGCCGACCTGGCGGGCGACGAGCCTGGCGTTCCCGACGGCATGAAGGTGGACGTGGAGGGCAACGTCTACTGCGGCGGCGCCGGCGGCATCTGGATCCTGAGCCCGCAGGGCAAGAAGCTCGGCCGCATCGTCCACGGGGCGCCCGCCACGACGAACGTCGCCTTCGGCGGGGACGACTGGCAGACGCTCTACTTCACCAGCCGCAACCACCTGGGCTCGGTCAGGGTGAAGACTCCCGGCATTCCGGTTCCTACCCCGAAGCGATAG
- a CDS encoding VOC family protein, with translation MALETSQERIRPVTGTHVVRVQHEGLVTADAERSKDFYCRLLGFQVLPRPPLGSHGYWIGTPGIFPQIHIIQSDLVPPGPDAPISPRGRHTCFEVADYDAMKATLEREGIKYVENTQPGGRIQLLCNDPDGNTLEFQPATV, from the coding sequence ATGGCATTGGAGACATCGCAGGAGCGCATTCGCCCGGTGACGGGAACCCACGTGGTCCGCGTGCAGCACGAGGGCCTGGTGACCGCCGACGCCGAGCGGTCGAAGGATTTCTACTGCCGCCTCCTGGGCTTTCAGGTGTTGCCACGGCCGCCGCTGGGGTCCCACGGCTACTGGATCGGCACGCCGGGCATCTTTCCCCAGATTCACATCATCCAGTCCGACCTGGTACCGCCCGGGCCGGACGCGCCGATCAGCCCGCGCGGGCGGCACACCTGCTTCGAGGTGGCCGACTACGACGCCATGAAGGCCACCCTGGAGCGCGAGGGGATCAAGTACGTCGAGAACACGCAACCGGGCGGGCGCATCCAGCTGCTGTGCAACGACCCCGACGGTAACACGCTGGAGTTCCAGCCGGCGACCGTCTGA
- a CDS encoding NIPSNAP family protein: MIHEVRTYTLRTGAVAEFEDRFAKRKPLREKHSKLGAFWHTDFGPLNQVIHVWPYEDLKQRTAVREAMAKDPELNALPGGRDLIVEQQADIMIPAPFMQPLGSRDFGTGNFYEMRIYTYLPGELPKVLEAWAKAVPAREKLSPLAACWTSELGGLNRFVHVWVYKDSNERTRIREESRKDGQWPPQSGVRPVRQENKLLIPASFSPLR; this comes from the coding sequence ATGATCCACGAAGTCCGGACCTACACCCTGCGCACCGGCGCCGTGGCCGAATTCGAGGACCGCTTCGCCAAGCGCAAGCCCCTGCGGGAGAAGCACTCCAAGCTGGGGGCCTTCTGGCACACCGACTTCGGCCCCCTCAATCAGGTCATCCACGTCTGGCCCTACGAAGATCTGAAGCAGCGCACGGCGGTGCGCGAGGCCATGGCCAAGGACCCCGAGCTCAATGCGCTGCCCGGCGGGCGGGACCTCATCGTGGAGCAGCAGGCCGACATCATGATTCCCGCGCCGTTCATGCAGCCGCTGGGCAGCCGGGACTTCGGGACGGGGAACTTCTACGAAATGCGCATCTACACGTACTTGCCGGGGGAGCTCCCCAAGGTGCTCGAGGCGTGGGCCAAGGCCGTGCCGGCCCGGGAGAAGCTCTCCCCCCTGGCCGCCTGCTGGACCAGCGAGCTCGGAGGCCTCAACCGGTTCGTGCACGTCTGGGTCTACAAGGACTCCAACGAGCGCACGCGCATCCGGGAGGAATCCCGCAAGGACGGCCAGTGGCCGCCCCAATCCGGGGTGCGACCGGTGCGGCAGGAGAACAAGCTGCTGATCCCGGCGTCCTTCTCCCCCCTGCGATAA
- a CDS encoding alpha/beta fold hydrolase, with the protein MSGSDGLPMAVHRRGSGPDVVLFHGGMGSWKHWIRNVEPLATRFTVHALDHPAYGASAPVARDTTGPEYLDLVHALFIEMFPGRAPLRLAGFSFGGAIAANLARRLAPRVTHLCLVSPAGFPPRRFADRPTRSYREAGDDEKGFRAICRHNLLVNMLSDPASVGEDTVDLQAECVRRTRFNSRKVSGGGTLLDDLAQLTCRVRLLWGERDDFPWRPAALMIGEIRQAVGTLDVHRIPRAGHWSAYENAPEVNRLMLEFFST; encoded by the coding sequence TCACGGCGGCATGGGCTCCTGGAAGCACTGGATCCGGAACGTCGAGCCCCTGGCCACCCGCTTCACCGTACACGCGCTCGATCATCCCGCCTATGGCGCCTCGGCGCCGGTGGCTCGCGACACGACCGGCCCGGAGTATCTCGACCTCGTGCACGCGCTGTTCATCGAGATGTTCCCCGGCCGTGCCCCTCTGCGCTTGGCCGGGTTCTCGTTCGGCGGCGCCATCGCCGCCAACCTGGCCCGGCGGCTGGCCCCGCGGGTCACGCACCTGTGCCTGGTCTCACCGGCGGGCTTCCCACCGCGGCGATTTGCCGATCGGCCGACGCGCAGCTACCGCGAGGCCGGGGACGACGAGAAGGGCTTCCGCGCGATCTGCCGGCACAACCTGCTCGTCAACATGCTGAGCGATCCGGCCAGCGTGGGCGAGGACACCGTCGATCTCCAGGCCGAGTGCGTGCGGCGAACGCGATTCAACAGCCGCAAGGTGAGCGGCGGCGGCACCCTCCTGGACGACCTGGCCCAGCTCACGTGTCGGGTCCGCCTGCTCTGGGGTGAGCGCGACGATTTCCCGTGGCGTCCGGCCGCGTTGATGATCGGCGAGATCCGCCAGGCCGTGGGCACGCTCGATGTCCACCGGATTCCCCGGGCCGGCCACTGGTCCGCGTACGAGAACGCCCCCGAGGTCAATCGCCTGATGCTGGAGTTCTTCTCGACTTGA